Proteins encoded in a region of the Methanoregula sp. genome:
- a CDS encoding phosphopentomutase/phosphoglucosamine mutase: MLFGSSGIRRKFDQTLIDTALKVGSALATQSSECIVGMDTRTTSPLLMRLVVSGIMGNSGTAHVAGIVPTPTVAFNTRGAKAGCMITASHNPEEYNGLKLFNPNGSSFTLAQQADMETLLKTPHWADWQHQGSAQSFDAITPHKNAILDMINIRQGMSVVVDCGNGAGCALTPSLLADAGAKTTCINCDTSGHFARLSEPLKEHLGYVGDMVKKTEAICAVVHDGDADRMMAFDNKGHFIDGDHLLMLFARYLDAKKVVTTSDASMIIDDIAEVRRTPVGDSYVSEELLKWGDFGGEPSGAWIFPKISLCPDGPYAAALFCEIASEWDVASELNAMPVYPILRESFSYENAREIVSLLGASSPTDGIRVADDDGWYLIRASGTEPKIRITAEGKSLRKAKEMLSMGRDRIQQGKTA, encoded by the coding sequence ATGCTTTTTGGGTCATCGGGGATACGGAGAAAATTTGACCAGACACTAATCGATACCGCATTAAAAGTAGGGTCTGCGCTGGCCACGCAGTCTTCAGAATGCATTGTTGGCATGGACACCCGCACAACAAGCCCTTTGCTCATGCGTCTGGTTGTGTCCGGTATAATGGGAAATAGTGGAACTGCACATGTTGCCGGTATTGTCCCCACCCCCACGGTTGCATTCAACACCCGCGGAGCAAAAGCCGGCTGTATGATCACAGCCTCCCACAACCCCGAGGAATACAATGGTCTGAAACTGTTCAATCCCAATGGTTCATCGTTTACCCTTGCACAACAGGCTGATATGGAGACGCTGCTCAAAACACCGCATTGGGCAGACTGGCAGCACCAGGGAAGCGCGCAGTCGTTTGATGCTATCACACCGCATAAAAATGCAATTCTCGATATGATCAACATCAGGCAGGGAATGTCGGTTGTGGTTGACTGCGGTAACGGTGCGGGATGCGCACTTACACCATCACTCCTTGCAGATGCAGGAGCAAAGACAACTTGTATCAACTGTGATACCTCCGGCCATTTTGCCCGCCTCTCTGAACCGCTAAAAGAACATCTCGGCTACGTGGGGGATATGGTTAAAAAAACCGAAGCCATATGTGCGGTCGTTCATGATGGGGATGCTGACCGGATGATGGCATTCGATAACAAGGGGCATTTTATTGACGGGGATCACCTGCTCATGCTCTTTGCCCGCTATCTTGATGCAAAAAAGGTTGTCACAACAAGTGATGCTTCAATGATCATCGACGATATTGCTGAGGTCAGGCGCACCCCCGTCGGGGACTCTTATGTTTCGGAAGAACTCCTGAAATGGGGGGATTTCGGGGGGGAGCCATCGGGGGCATGGATATTCCCCAAGATCTCGTTGTGTCCCGATGGCCCGTACGCTGCTGCATTGTTCTGCGAGATTGCGTCCGAATGGGATGTCGCATCTGAGCTCAACGCAATGCCGGTCTATCCGATACTGCGGGAATCATTTAGTTATGAAAATGCACGGGAGATCGTCTCATTGCTCGGTGCATCAAGCCCGACAGATGGTATCCGTGTTGCCGATGACGATGGCTGGTACCTGATCCGGGCAAGTGGTACCGAACCCAAGATCCGCATCACCGCCGAAGGAAAATCACTCCGGAAAGCAAAGGAGATGCTTTCAATGGGACGTGACAGGATACAGCAGGGGAAAACTGCTTAA
- a CDS encoding SufD family Fe-S cluster assembly protein, with product MPSRITTPELSKIDQERLAQSGIDLGMKNRCGSFLQMDQDIVHADCSQEGIEVLSYARAFEKYAWLKDYNWKMVSPDKDDVTKYVAAQKDPKGYVIIAHKGSSNILPIQACLYLGKDQIQHVHNIIIAEEGAELHIISGCTSGAHVGKGGAHYGISEFYVKKNAKISFTMIHNWSENIEVYPRSASVVEENGVFLSNYVCMQPVKKVQMYPTATLKGANSVARFSSIVIATPGSLMDLGSRAILEGVGASAELITRAITKGGTIISRGHINGKTAGTRGHLECKGLILKDGVIYAIPEIEGSVVGTELSHEAAVGKLAKDEIEYLMSRGLDEDEATATIIRGFLDVKISGLPEELQKQIDASIDVAEKSGF from the coding sequence ATGCCGTCACGCATAACTACCCCGGAACTCTCAAAGATCGACCAGGAGCGGCTTGCCCAGTCGGGTATCGATCTCGGCATGAAGAACCGGTGCGGCAGCTTCCTCCAGATGGATCAGGATATTGTTCATGCCGATTGCTCTCAGGAGGGTATCGAAGTCCTCTCGTATGCCAGGGCATTCGAAAAATACGCGTGGCTTAAAGATTATAACTGGAAGATGGTCTCTCCAGATAAAGATGACGTCACAAAATATGTTGCAGCACAAAAAGATCCCAAGGGCTACGTGATTATAGCCCACAAGGGTTCGAGCAATATCCTTCCCATCCAGGCATGTCTGTACCTGGGTAAAGACCAGATCCAGCATGTCCACAATATCATTATCGCGGAAGAAGGAGCTGAACTCCACATCATATCCGGCTGCACGAGCGGTGCACATGTGGGGAAAGGCGGTGCACATTACGGGATCTCTGAATTCTATGTAAAAAAGAATGCAAAGATCAGCTTCACCATGATCCACAACTGGAGTGAAAATATCGAGGTCTACCCAAGAAGCGCTTCGGTGGTTGAGGAGAACGGGGTGTTCCTTTCCAACTATGTCTGTATGCAGCCGGTGAAAAAGGTACAGATGTACCCGACCGCAACGCTCAAAGGTGCGAACTCGGTTGCCCGTTTCAGCAGTATCGTAATCGCTACGCCGGGTTCACTGATGGATCTTGGGTCCCGTGCAATTCTCGAAGGTGTCGGTGCAAGCGCTGAACTGATCACGCGCGCCATCACCAAAGGGGGCACCATTATTTCACGGGGACATATCAACGGCAAGACTGCCGGCACCCGTGGGCATCTTGAATGTAAGGGCCTGATCCTGAAAGATGGCGTTATTTACGCAATTCCGGAGATCGAGGGATCCGTTGTAGGTACCGAGCTTTCGCACGAAGCAGCAGTGGGAAAACTCGCAAAAGATGAGATTGAATACCTCATGTCCCGGGGGCTTGATGAGGATGAAGCAACCGCGACGATTATTCGCGGTTTTCTTGATGTGAAGATCAGTGGTCTGCCGGAAGAGCTGCAAAAGCAGATCGACGCCTCCATTGATGTAGCGGAAAAGTCCGGATTCTAA
- a CDS encoding cyclase family protein gives MEIIDITRPLSDETLVFPGDMKLSFTQRDEGKYLISDLHMSTHTGTHIDAPVHYLKTGDTIDTIPLINLIGRCRVVDVSRAGSTITAENLDKKTDNITRLLLKTSFSGQNQFIGDYPSLSLDAAHLITGKGICCVGIDSPSIESYHCDGTVHRELLGKGCIIIELLELSAVPEGDYEMIALPLRLEGLDGSPARVVLMKT, from the coding sequence ATGGAAATTATTGACATAACACGACCCCTTTCAGATGAAACGCTGGTGTTCCCCGGGGATATGAAACTATCATTCACGCAGCGGGATGAGGGAAAATACCTGATCAGTGACCTGCATATGAGTACCCATACGGGTACCCATATCGATGCACCGGTGCACTACCTTAAAACCGGTGATACGATTGATACCATCCCCCTTATCAATCTGATAGGCAGATGTCGGGTAGTGGATGTGAGCAGGGCCGGAAGTACCATCACTGCGGAAAACCTGGACAAAAAGACGGACAATATTACCCGGCTCCTGCTCAAAACATCTTTTTCCGGGCAAAATCAGTTCATCGGGGATTATCCGTCCCTGTCTTTGGACGCAGCACACCTTATCACCGGTAAAGGGATCTGCTGTGTCGGAATTGACTCTCCCTCTATCGAATCCTATCATTGCGATGGTACGGTACACCGGGAGCTTCTCGGGAAGGGCTGTATTATCATCGAACTCCTCGAACTGTCAGCAGTACCTGAAGGGGATTATGAGATGATTGCACTCCCCCTGCGCCTTGAAGGGCTTGATGGATCACCGGCTCGTGTTGTGCTCATGAAAACCTGA
- a CDS encoding ABC transporter ATP-binding protein, which produces MLQVKNLYVNIGDKEVLHDINLHIEDGETHVLLGPNGSGKTTLLMTLMGFSNYTVTKGTITYNGEDVTGMHANERAKRGIGMLFQRPPTISGLKLGKMLTAISRTKQENIPELAKSVNMDKFLERDINKGFSGGEIKRSEVLQLMIQNPDFVMLDEPESGVDLENISLIGTTIGALLEKDKHLANRKKSGLVITHTGYILDYLDADKGHVMCDGQIRCHGNPREILKDIKQRGYKECLECRHA; this is translated from the coding sequence ATGCTGCAGGTCAAAAACTTGTATGTCAATATCGGGGACAAAGAAGTTTTGCACGACATAAATCTCCATATTGAAGATGGGGAAACACATGTTCTGCTTGGTCCCAATGGATCTGGAAAAACAACACTTCTCATGACCCTGATGGGTTTTTCCAACTACACGGTAACAAAAGGGACGATCACCTACAATGGTGAGGATGTAACGGGCATGCACGCCAACGAACGGGCAAAACGTGGTATTGGCATGCTCTTCCAGCGCCCACCAACAATTTCCGGATTAAAACTGGGGAAAATGCTCACCGCCATTTCCCGGACCAAACAGGAAAATATTCCGGAACTGGCAAAATCAGTCAATATGGACAAATTCCTGGAACGGGACATTAATAAGGGATTTTCCGGGGGGGAGATCAAGCGCAGCGAAGTGTTGCAGCTGATGATCCAGAACCCGGATTTTGTCATGCTTGATGAGCCGGAAAGTGGCGTCGATCTGGAAAATATTTCCCTTATCGGTACAACCATCGGTGCGCTTCTCGAAAAAGACAAACACCTCGCCAACAGGAAAAAAAGTGGTCTTGTCATTACCCATACCGGGTACATTCTCGATTACCTTGATGCAGATAAAGGTCATGTGATGTGCGACGGGCAGATCAGGTGTCATGGAAATCCCCGTGAAATATTAAAAGATATCAAACAGCGCGGATACAAGGAGTGTCTCGAATGCCGTCACGCATAA
- a CDS encoding protein-L-isoaspartate(D-aspartate) O-methyltransferase: MVERQIEARGIHDIRVLAAMREIPRHHFIPPPYDQSAYDDNPLPIGNGQTISQPYIVALMTELLRPKRSDNVLEIGAGCGYQAAVLSRLVHRLTTIERIPAIVILARNNLTSLGIQNVEVIEGDGTQGYPQNAPYDGIMVTAATPEIPRVLVDQLAEGGRLVAPVGARDIQEMMTLEKQGGRLIPEYHGGVRFVPLIGKHGWEN; encoded by the coding sequence ATGGTGGAACGTCAGATCGAAGCCCGTGGCATTCACGACATCCGGGTACTTGCAGCAATGCGGGAGATTCCCCGCCATCACTTCATCCCACCACCCTACGATCAGTCTGCATATGACGATAATCCGCTACCCATCGGGAACGGACAGACCATTTCTCAGCCATATATCGTTGCGCTGATGACAGAACTGCTCCGCCCGAAACGTTCTGATAATGTCCTTGAGATCGGTGCGGGATGCGGGTACCAGGCAGCTGTTCTGTCCCGGCTTGTGCACAGGTTAACCACCATAGAAAGGATACCGGCAATCGTGATTCTTGCCCGGAATAACCTAACATCATTAGGGATTCAGAACGTGGAAGTCATTGAAGGCGATGGGACGCAGGGCTATCCGCAAAATGCCCCCTATGATGGAATTATGGTAACCGCAGCAACACCTGAAATTCCCCGGGTGCTTGTGGATCAGCTGGCTGAAGGAGGAAGGCTGGTAGCGCCGGTAGGGGCACGCGATATCCAGGAGATGATGACTCTTGAAAAACAGGGGGGCAGACTGATTCCTGAATACCACGGAGGAGTCAGGTTTGTACCACTTATTGGCAAACATGGCTGGGAAAACTGA